One Paenisporosarcina sp. FSL H8-0542 genomic region harbors:
- a CDS encoding helix-turn-helix domain-containing protein has translation MIEGKLIKFYREESGLTQGLLAQGICSVTHLSKIERGITEYSHEITDLLAKKLGITMNIERSRYFFLKEKLFKWNNALIMIDSKEIYQLKEEIENESLRFLADFKNQYYLILARYYLFVNEKPKTKKIIETMRNQYNDLDSDEQNFLNHIDGIYMFLTGNFKSCIETLKKIDNNYSNLEYYYHLAIAYHSIQSTIFSYFYGQKALQFFKSTLNILRIIDTETLLLVQLNSKEPYDMDETKQQYEKLLKVCESVNCIDRASKVYHNIAFEYFRRKRYSEAKQSYEKALELITEKTPHYLTSLNGYISTCYEGRLLPEEELIELSKKGLKLTKQNQDPRQMDFEIQLHTIYQNEKELYEYIEKTAIPILIANGNQFVKLHYEKKLFLYYVKSNQKEKAFQLASDKMTSEKSYYHFE, from the coding sequence ATGATTGAAGGAAAATTAATAAAATTCTATCGCGAAGAGTCAGGGCTAACTCAAGGCCTACTTGCTCAAGGAATTTGTTCCGTCACACATCTTAGCAAAATAGAACGCGGGATTACGGAGTATTCTCATGAAATTACGGATTTACTTGCAAAAAAACTTGGGATAACAATGAATATTGAACGCTCTCGCTATTTTTTCCTAAAAGAAAAACTGTTCAAATGGAATAACGCATTGATTATGATAGACTCAAAAGAAATCTATCAACTTAAAGAAGAAATAGAAAACGAATCTTTAAGATTTCTAGCTGACTTTAAAAATCAATACTATCTAATATTGGCAAGGTATTATTTATTTGTAAATGAAAAGCCTAAAACAAAAAAAATCATAGAAACGATGAGGAATCAGTACAATGACCTTGATTCTGATGAACAAAATTTCTTAAACCACATAGACGGTATCTACATGTTTCTGACAGGTAATTTCAAGTCTTGCATTGAAACATTAAAGAAAATTGATAACAATTATTCAAACTTAGAATACTATTATCATTTGGCAATAGCCTACCATTCAATTCAATCAACTATCTTTTCCTATTTTTATGGACAAAAGGCTTTACAATTTTTCAAAAGCACATTAAATATCTTAAGAATTATTGATACAGAAACCCTACTTTTAGTCCAGCTTAATTCCAAGGAACCTTATGATATGGATGAAACCAAACAACAATACGAAAAGTTGCTGAAAGTCTGTGAATCAGTCAACTGTATTGATAGAGCGTCTAAAGTCTATCACAATATAGCATTTGAATATTTTAGAAGAAAACGATACTCCGAGGCTAAACAGTCGTATGAAAAAGCATTGGAACTAATAACTGAAAAGACACCTCATTATCTAACATCACTTAATGGGTATATTTCTACCTGCTATGAAGGGAGGCTCCTTCCCGAAGAAGAGCTTATCGAACTTTCGAAAAAAGGATTAAAATTAACAAAGCAAAATCAAGATCCTAGACAAATGGATTTTGAAATCCAACTTCATACTATCTATCAAAATGAAAAGGAGCTATATGAGTATATTGAGAAAACAGCCATTCCCATTCTCATCGCCAACGGAAATCAGTTTGTAAAACTACATTATGAAAAAAAACTGTTTTTGTATTATGTTAAATCGAACCAAAAAGAAAAAGCCTTTCAACTAGCATCCGATAAAATGACAAGTGAAAAAAGTTATTATCATTTTGAATGA
- a CDS encoding S8 family serine peptidase, which produces MYKSKLMAFKVMTTAAVTSLLLSSISVFAETNDTSTESQLTNQVFESNLTEATTDEPGTLDQAHKPVDTQYAPNDSVRVIVEMTGEPVHSAKGNESEKKKLKQAQKSLIQEMKETKKWNVKERHHFVTGINGFSMDTEFKNIKEIEKLSGVASVQIAETYQQTMSSSKSMVQAKKVWEELGYHGEGMVVAVVDTGVDYRHQDLTMSDRGKAKAKWNPTNIQEKLAETAVEDRWYSDKVPAGYDWADRDQDVLPYATSHGMHVTGTIGANGTDEIDGVKGIAPDVQILAEKVFSDYWNGAYADDIIAGINHAVEMDADVINLSLGSDADFVDENNPIQKAVRIATEQGVLVVAAGGNAFYSTKSGSNAYNHPPYAQNPDIGVVGAPGSSPYALQVASYENDQIHMNTLTLSDGKPLIYQRHSGNVQMENVFAPGEEIELVYVGYGRTEDYTGKDVKGKIVVAEQQFVGSEQFIQNPAYQREAKGVIMVPLAEQGDYAKLLFSPYGNVPGVSIQIAEGKALIQRLKDGEKIKVKVGKGTLIDNKNKGTMSGFSSYGAPHTLDFKPEITAPGGKIYSTVMDNKYDTYSGTSMASPHVAGAGALVLQSLYEKGVTRGTDAIYRAKTALMNTAQILMDPTTESKIPYSPRKQGSGMMQIANALKTPVLVKDKFAKPENAAAVELKEIKQDKVKFMLELEVLTGKSSQEEITYDVYLDLLTDDTEQKDLDLNRDGKIDKTMEVLKLTSKRVEGATAKINGKDFSDITPATFTVKKGHLQDLEVDIKLPDGLKKNIFVEGFVRFVPKNGDQASIPSLTIPYMGFYGDWDQPQNLDAPMWEENAFLQETALFPYYGNKNWLGKPAIALGYDKVTKTFAEERMASSPHAANQGVYSMFTTLRNVKLVQMYIEDASGNRVRYLGDYSQGTITGEPWKFRKNVMSRSEFFNPGYGWDLKSEDGKYVPDGKYQFIIESTLDYEGARPQTIKLPISVDSVAPKVENIQVNKTPENKYLVSWDMKDNAGGSGLTKSMVYVDGIYKPISATQSSLIVNTEPKSVIVVPFDWAGNVTFEIYGDHSYLNEFLFLSAWDVWARPITQKEPGHILGIGLKKLNWTITIQDPEGKVVHTYKEANTETAYIKWTPSADLPSGKYKVIAEMEEIETGLKITTTPRYMTVVQP; this is translated from the coding sequence ATGTACAAGAGTAAATTAATGGCATTTAAAGTGATGACTACTGCAGCTGTAACATCCTTACTTCTTTCATCAATCTCAGTTTTTGCGGAAACGAATGACACATCAACCGAGTCACAATTGACTAACCAAGTATTTGAGTCTAATTTAACAGAAGCAACTACAGATGAACCAGGGACATTAGACCAAGCCCACAAGCCAGTTGATACTCAATATGCTCCTAACGATTCTGTACGAGTGATTGTGGAAATGACAGGAGAACCTGTACACAGTGCCAAGGGAAATGAATCTGAAAAGAAAAAATTAAAGCAAGCTCAAAAATCATTAATCCAAGAGATGAAAGAAACGAAAAAGTGGAATGTGAAAGAGCGACATCACTTTGTAACAGGTATTAATGGCTTCAGTATGGATACAGAGTTCAAAAATATCAAAGAAATCGAAAAACTATCTGGAGTGGCTAGTGTACAGATTGCAGAGACTTATCAACAAACGATGAGCAGTAGTAAATCCATGGTACAAGCGAAAAAAGTATGGGAAGAGTTAGGTTACCATGGTGAGGGGATGGTGGTTGCTGTTGTCGATACCGGAGTGGACTATCGCCATCAAGATCTTACTATGTCTGACAGAGGAAAAGCGAAAGCCAAGTGGAACCCTACTAATATTCAAGAAAAATTAGCTGAAACAGCTGTAGAAGATCGCTGGTATTCAGATAAAGTACCAGCTGGTTACGATTGGGCTGACCGAGATCAAGATGTTCTTCCATATGCTACATCACATGGAATGCATGTAACTGGAACGATTGGGGCCAATGGAACCGATGAAATCGACGGGGTAAAAGGGATTGCACCCGATGTGCAGATCCTAGCGGAAAAAGTCTTTTCCGATTATTGGAATGGGGCATATGCAGACGATATCATAGCAGGAATCAATCATGCGGTTGAAATGGATGCCGATGTCATCAACTTAAGCTTAGGGTCTGATGCTGATTTTGTGGATGAGAACAATCCTATCCAAAAAGCAGTTCGTATTGCTACAGAACAAGGAGTATTAGTAGTAGCAGCAGGTGGAAATGCATTCTACAGTACCAAAAGTGGATCCAACGCTTATAATCATCCACCCTATGCTCAAAATCCTGATATTGGAGTAGTAGGAGCACCTGGTTCAAGTCCATATGCTTTACAAGTAGCTTCTTATGAAAATGATCAAATCCATATGAACACACTTACTCTTTCAGATGGGAAACCACTTATTTACCAACGCCATTCAGGCAATGTTCAAATGGAAAATGTTTTTGCTCCAGGTGAAGAGATTGAGTTAGTTTATGTAGGTTATGGTCGTACTGAGGATTACACAGGAAAAGACGTAAAAGGCAAAATCGTGGTGGCTGAACAACAATTCGTGGGCAGTGAACAATTCATACAAAATCCTGCTTACCAGAGAGAAGCAAAAGGAGTAATAATGGTTCCTTTAGCAGAACAAGGAGATTATGCTAAATTGCTTTTTTCCCCTTATGGCAACGTTCCAGGAGTTAGTATTCAGATCGCTGAAGGAAAGGCCTTGATTCAACGTTTGAAAGATGGTGAAAAGATTAAGGTTAAAGTGGGTAAGGGAACCTTGATAGATAATAAAAACAAGGGGACTATGTCTGGATTCTCATCATATGGAGCACCGCACACCCTTGATTTTAAACCTGAAATCACCGCACCTGGTGGTAAGATTTATTCTACTGTCATGGATAACAAATATGATACGTATAGCGGAACTTCGATGGCTTCTCCACATGTAGCGGGTGCAGGAGCTCTAGTGTTACAGTCGCTCTATGAAAAAGGCGTGACGAGAGGTACAGATGCTATTTATCGAGCGAAAACAGCTTTGATGAATACAGCTCAAATCTTAATGGACCCTACAACAGAAAGTAAAATTCCATATTCACCACGTAAACAAGGCTCAGGGATGATGCAGATTGCTAATGCACTAAAAACACCTGTATTAGTCAAAGATAAGTTTGCTAAGCCAGAAAATGCAGCTGCTGTGGAGTTAAAAGAGATTAAGCAAGATAAAGTAAAATTTATGCTGGAGTTAGAGGTGTTAACTGGTAAATCTTCTCAAGAAGAGATTACCTATGATGTTTATCTAGATCTTTTAACAGATGATACCGAGCAGAAAGATCTAGATTTAAATCGCGATGGGAAAATTGATAAAACGATGGAAGTGCTAAAGCTAACAAGTAAGCGGGTCGAAGGAGCAACAGCGAAAATCAACGGAAAAGATTTTAGCGACATAACACCTGCCACCTTTACCGTGAAAAAAGGTCATCTGCAAGATTTAGAGGTGGATATTAAACTTCCAGATGGATTGAAGAAAAATATATTTGTTGAAGGATTTGTTCGCTTTGTTCCGAAAAATGGAGATCAAGCTTCGATTCCGTCTTTAACTATTCCGTATATGGGCTTTTATGGAGACTGGGATCAACCTCAGAACTTAGATGCACCGATGTGGGAAGAAAATGCATTTTTACAAGAAACAGCTTTATTTCCATACTATGGTAATAAAAATTGGCTTGGCAAACCAGCTATAGCACTTGGTTATGATAAAGTGACCAAAACATTCGCAGAAGAAAGAATGGCCAGCTCTCCACATGCTGCGAATCAAGGTGTTTATTCGATGTTTACCACCTTGCGCAATGTAAAACTGGTGCAAATGTACATTGAAGATGCATCAGGTAATCGAGTTCGTTATCTTGGAGATTACAGTCAAGGTACTATAACAGGAGAACCATGGAAATTCAGAAAAAATGTAATGTCAAGAAGCGAGTTCTTTAATCCTGGATATGGATGGGATTTGAAATCAGAGGATGGAAAATACGTTCCGGACGGAAAGTATCAATTTATTATTGAGAGCACATTAGATTATGAAGGAGCACGACCACAAACGATTAAGCTCCCAATTAGTGTAGATTCTGTTGCACCAAAAGTAGAAAATATTCAAGTCAACAAAACACCAGAAAATAAGTATCTGGTTAGTTGGGACATGAAGGATAATGCAGGGGGAAGCGGCTTAACAAAATCGATGGTTTATGTTGATGGCATTTATAAACCTATTTCTGCAACACAATCGTCCTTAATTGTAAATACAGAACCGAAAAGTGTAATCGTAGTGCCATTTGACTGGGCAGGTAATGTCACTTTTGAAATATACGGAGATCACTCGTATTTAAATGAGTTTTTATTCCTTTCAGCGTGGGATGTATGGGCTAGACCAATAACGCAAAAGGAGCCAGGTCATATTTTGGGAATTGGCTTGAAAAAATTGAACTGGACCATTACAATCCAAGATCCTGAAGGAAAAGTGGTTCATACTTATAAAGAAGCGAATACAGAGACTGCTTATATAAAATGGACTCCATCTGCTGATCTACCTAGTGGGAAATATAAAGTGATCGCAGAGATGGAAGAAATTGAAACGGGACTAAAGATCACAACAACTCCACGTTATATGACGGTGGTGCAACCTTAA
- a CDS encoding DUF1259 domain-containing protein: METFNTLCQQFGQILNGKPDIENGICSVEINRDIPVTIQGRPVRGNIETEIMFEDLDQYGYALNRGVTVILEKEVPYFVNTLVKNGIIISALHNNWLYTKPNILYINFQSVEPPLTFAHKVAEALRTLRVSR, from the coding sequence ATGGAAACTTTCAACACTCTTTGTCAACAGTTCGGCCAAATTCTTAACGGAAAACCAGATATCGAAAATGGTATTTGCTCCGTAGAAATTAATCGTGATATTCCAGTCACAATTCAAGGACGTCCAGTTCGAGGAAACATTGAGACTGAAATCATGTTTGAAGATTTAGATCAATACGGGTACGCTCTTAATCGCGGAGTAACAGTTATTCTTGAAAAAGAAGTCCCTTATTTTGTTAACACACTTGTGAAAAATGGAATAATTATCAGTGCATTGCATAACAATTGGCTTTATACGAAACCCAACATCCTTTATATTAATTTTCAATCTGTAGAACCACCATTAACTTTTGCTCATAAAGTTGCAGAAGCGCTAAGGACTCTAAGGGTAAGTAGATAA
- a CDS encoding S8 family serine peptidase, with amino-acid sequence MLKKKNMKTVIATSLSTVMLASTFYNVKAIDKTSLEKTLETSSIVNSINGADEKKITLITGDVVTIKKIEGGKSVINVEPVDRNGAGAQILNIGEDTYVIPGSAMPYLAADKLDKDLFNVTELIENGYDDKTLSSLPVIVEYTEKKGKAVQVKAEPKGAKIVRVLESINAVALSATKNKADTFWEDITPEVESNTALFEQDIEKIWLDGKVEATLDNSVPQIGAPTAWESGFTGKGVKVAVLDSGIDPNHPDLASQIDEAKSFVPGETVDDAHGHGTHVASTVLGTGAASGGKNKGVAPEARLLVGKVLNDSGSGLDSWIIDGMEWASDNAKIVSMSLGSSEPSDGTDPMAQAVNSLSKDKGTLFVIAAGNSGYEGAIGSPGAADAALTIGAVDKSDNIAYFTSKGPRYGDMGLKPDLSAPGVDIVAARSGLSSGSGSYKSMSGTSMATPHVAGAAAILLQKNPEWNGTQLKEALMSTSKKLDYSPYHIGSGRLDVPAAAFSTVRATGSISFGFFKWPHDNAQPVQKTVTYTNDSDSALTLNLQADFKNTKDDAAPNGMLTVSESEITIPAKGTKDVTVTLNPTLGELGSRYEGHLTATDADGKQVAHTSMGMVKEEEKYPLTFNATDRNGNPTLTYVGLVNKNMDPEFAAVNGTTEVRLPAGTYSAMSMMEVDTETDHQGVALVGTPEIKLDGPQTVELDARQAKEISAEVPKNTEPSYQRMEYYRSLDGKTMNHIYLMPVWNDKMYAVPTKEVKTGDFEFLTRWRLIKPSLEINFKGKVLDDIPLAGSTRLDGKYNLSTVYAGKGTAVDYERLKAKGKAVVVDRNTEVTPSEQAVAAYAAGAKLLIIVNNEDKEFNVFVGNPDYTDIPLAVAGISKSEGDKVISAARSGDLKLFVEGEVNTPYVYDLMDVHQDQIPKNLKYAPSNNELVKIDTRYKSDREAPGGEFRYDLRPYTRGAVGFLYKLQLPSVRTEWVSAVKDTLWYHHAEVLDSPWEVRQPAVTYEKGQKLQEDWFSPVARPRLGVGYWAPNRQGNYLQFNIPAWADSGNGSTGGIGYDDSVKNQTLKLFQGDTLLSERKGQALYLFNPVPEEKTQYRLVSDAKRDPNRWTTSLSTHTEWTFWSGKGEDFQTSLPFYSLDYKVATDMNGNALAAPSTAIELSVAKLDDVAGYGKLEGATLEVSFNEGESWKKVKLERTADDRWTAKINNPTTNKYVSLRATAWDDQGIKISQEIIKAYGLR; translated from the coding sequence ATGTTGAAAAAAAAGAACATGAAGACAGTTATAGCAACCTCTTTATCTACAGTTATGCTTGCCTCAACCTTTTATAACGTTAAAGCAATTGATAAAACATCGCTTGAAAAGACACTTGAAACCTCTTCTATTGTAAACAGTATCAATGGCGCAGATGAAAAAAAGATCACGCTTATTACAGGTGATGTCGTGACCATTAAAAAGATTGAAGGCGGTAAAAGCGTAATTAACGTGGAACCTGTTGATCGGAATGGTGCAGGTGCTCAGATTCTGAATATTGGTGAAGATACGTATGTTATTCCAGGGTCAGCTATGCCTTACCTCGCTGCGGATAAGTTAGATAAGGATTTGTTTAATGTAACGGAATTGATCGAAAATGGCTATGATGACAAAACGCTTTCGTCTCTACCCGTTATCGTAGAATATACAGAAAAAAAAGGCAAAGCCGTTCAAGTAAAAGCTGAACCAAAAGGAGCTAAAATAGTTCGCGTGTTAGAGAGTATTAACGCTGTTGCCCTCTCTGCTACCAAAAATAAAGCGGATACGTTCTGGGAAGATATCACACCTGAGGTTGAATCAAACACGGCTTTATTTGAGCAGGACATTGAAAAAATCTGGCTGGATGGCAAAGTGGAAGCCACTTTAGACAACAGCGTACCTCAGATCGGTGCCCCAACGGCTTGGGAATCTGGTTTTACAGGTAAAGGTGTTAAGGTGGCGGTACTCGATTCAGGTATCGATCCTAATCATCCTGATCTGGCAAGTCAGATAGACGAGGCGAAAAGTTTTGTACCTGGAGAAACGGTGGATGATGCTCATGGACACGGCACACACGTTGCTTCAACAGTACTGGGAACAGGTGCAGCATCTGGAGGGAAGAACAAAGGGGTTGCTCCGGAAGCTCGGTTGCTCGTTGGTAAAGTATTAAACGACTCAGGAAGCGGTTTGGATTCTTGGATTATTGATGGTATGGAATGGGCTTCAGACAACGCCAAGATTGTAAGCATGAGTTTGGGAAGCAGCGAGCCAAGTGACGGAACAGATCCTATGGCTCAAGCGGTAAACAGTCTAAGCAAAGACAAAGGGACACTCTTTGTCATAGCTGCCGGAAACTCAGGTTATGAAGGGGCCATCGGTTCACCAGGAGCTGCAGATGCTGCATTAACAATCGGTGCCGTTGATAAGTCAGACAACATTGCTTATTTCACTTCCAAAGGGCCTCGTTATGGAGACATGGGATTGAAACCTGACCTGTCTGCACCGGGTGTTGACATCGTTGCAGCTCGATCTGGTCTTTCATCAGGAAGCGGATCTTACAAAAGCATGAGTGGTACATCCATGGCAACTCCACATGTGGCGGGTGCTGCTGCAATCCTTCTGCAGAAGAACCCTGAGTGGAATGGAACTCAACTAAAAGAAGCGTTGATGAGTACGTCAAAAAAATTAGATTACTCGCCTTATCATATCGGATCGGGTCGATTGGATGTACCAGCAGCTGCATTCAGCACAGTGAGAGCAACTGGTTCTATATCATTTGGATTTTTCAAATGGCCACATGATAATGCTCAGCCTGTACAGAAAACGGTCACGTATACAAACGACAGTGACTCCGCTTTAACCTTAAATCTTCAAGCAGATTTTAAGAATACAAAAGATGATGCCGCACCAAATGGTATGTTAACCGTTTCTGAGAGTGAAATTACTATCCCGGCAAAAGGTACGAAAGACGTAACGGTAACGTTGAACCCGACACTTGGTGAATTAGGCTCTCGTTATGAAGGACACCTGACAGCAACAGATGCCGATGGCAAACAAGTGGCTCATACTTCAATGGGTATGGTAAAGGAAGAGGAAAAGTATCCGTTAACGTTTAACGCTACTGACCGTAACGGGAACCCTACCCTTACGTATGTTGGACTCGTTAACAAAAACATGGATCCTGAATTTGCTGCTGTAAACGGAACAACAGAAGTTCGTTTACCCGCTGGAACCTATTCAGCTATGTCTATGATGGAAGTAGATACTGAAACAGATCACCAAGGTGTGGCATTGGTTGGTACACCAGAGATTAAATTAGACGGTCCTCAAACAGTAGAACTTGATGCTCGACAAGCAAAAGAAATTTCAGCAGAAGTGCCGAAGAATACAGAACCAAGCTATCAGCGCATGGAATACTACCGTTCTCTTGATGGCAAAACAATGAATCACATTTATTTAATGCCTGTGTGGAACGATAAAATGTATGCTGTCCCAACAAAGGAAGTTAAGACAGGAGACTTCGAATTTTTGACTCGCTGGCGTTTAATAAAACCTTCCCTTGAGATCAATTTTAAAGGAAAAGTGTTGGATGATATTCCGTTGGCTGGAAGTACACGTCTTGATGGAAAATATAACTTATCAACCGTTTATGCAGGAAAAGGAACGGCAGTTGACTATGAGCGTCTGAAAGCAAAAGGCAAAGCGGTTGTCGTCGATCGCAACACGGAAGTTACGCCATCTGAGCAGGCCGTTGCGGCATATGCAGCGGGTGCAAAGCTGTTGATTATCGTAAACAATGAAGATAAGGAATTCAATGTGTTTGTAGGAAATCCAGATTATACAGATATTCCTCTTGCCGTTGCTGGAATCAGTAAAAGTGAAGGCGATAAAGTGATTTCAGCAGCACGTTCCGGTGACCTGAAATTGTTTGTTGAAGGTGAAGTAAATACACCTTATGTCTATGATCTAATGGATGTGCATCAAGACCAGATTCCAAAGAATTTAAAATATGCACCATCTAACAATGAATTAGTTAAGATTGATACGCGTTACAAATCAGACCGTGAAGCACCTGGCGGAGAGTTCCGTTATGATCTGCGTCCATACACAAGAGGAGCTGTTGGGTTTTTATACAAATTACAATTGCCATCTGTTCGAACAGAGTGGGTTTCAGCAGTGAAAGATACACTCTGGTATCACCATGCAGAAGTATTAGACAGTCCTTGGGAAGTTCGCCAGCCTGCTGTTACCTATGAAAAAGGTCAAAAGCTTCAAGAAGACTGGTTCTCACCAGTAGCTCGTCCTCGTTTGGGAGTTGGTTATTGGGCACCTAACCGCCAAGGGAACTATTTACAATTTAATATTCCTGCTTGGGCAGATTCAGGGAATGGCTCTACAGGCGGTATCGGTTATGATGATTCCGTGAAAAATCAAACTCTAAAATTGTTCCAAGGAGATACCCTTCTTAGCGAAAGAAAAGGACAGGCTTTATATTTATTTAATCCAGTCCCAGAAGAAAAAACACAATACCGGTTAGTAAGTGATGCAAAGCGTGATCCGAATCGGTGGACAACATCTTTAAGTACTCATACGGAATGGACATTCTGGTCTGGAAAAGGTGAGGATTTCCAAACGTCGCTTCCGTTCTATTCTCTTGACTACAAAGTTGCAACAGATATGAACGGCAATGCATTAGCTGCACCATCCACTGCAATCGAACTTTCTGTTGCAAAACTTGATGATGTAGCGGGTTACGGTAAATTAGAGGGAGCTACATTAGAGGTTTCCTTTAATGAAGGAGAGTCATGGAAAAAAGTAAAACTTGAGCGTACAGCGGATGATCGTTGGACAGCTAAGATTAACAATCCTACGACAAACAAATATGTTTCCCTCCGTGCAACCGCTTGGGATGACCAAGGAATCAAAATTTCTCAGGAAATTATTAAGGCTTATGGTTTGAGATAA
- a CDS encoding ABC transporter ATP-binding protein/permease gives MIQINKLTKRYDHSLILEDTSFNFPSQGLVCLLGASGSGKSTLLNLVAGFDSDYSGDITVCGTSISKMHADELCAYRRENIGFIFQNYHLLRGYTVLENILLSCELNTASEEENRENAKELLNKLGLSQKTNEKIENLSGGQKQRVAFARALISNPRIILADEPTGALDRRNSSEIMGLLKEISKERLVIVITHDQKICSFADEVVHIEKGKIIAKNTNTQKAVACDDKLSLNNASKVSAFKRGLKNFKVNITRYMAVSLAISIGILVFMLSLSSGNIMDKNIAHFQDKNTAFNNGYIKGEDDGTVIELLKSDERIENVYYQYKITDITLRIGDKTEALAEKYPMAKATEKMSYGAMPKTGKKEIALSPSLAKKFENDISSLLGKEVTLNYGDKEYTLTISGVFNADYDDFFVSSDIEQEFYQNVKNEKNYSISYDVKNFEDIVPVSQMLVDKKIDSKTAAKEVEFLQNTFNNLSRLFLIVSILILAIGLFISSVLLIKLQNSRYKEIGLLSALGYNKGTIRKMIVSENLLLATMSALSQAVLIGCTYLVGMIFNLAIIINPVQIVLSILSTGVVVIVISMIASHKLISTEPAVALRK, from the coding sequence GTGATACAGATAAATAAACTTACAAAACGATATGATCATTCACTTATTTTGGAGGATACAAGTTTTAACTTTCCAAGCCAAGGACTTGTTTGTCTTTTAGGAGCATCGGGTTCCGGTAAAAGCACTCTGCTTAATTTGGTTGCAGGCTTCGACAGTGATTACAGTGGTGATATTACGGTTTGTGGTACTTCTATCAGCAAGATGCATGCCGATGAATTGTGTGCGTATCGCAGAGAAAATATCGGGTTTATCTTTCAAAACTACCATCTTTTAAGAGGATATACCGTTCTTGAAAACATCTTGCTTTCTTGTGAGCTAAATACTGCAAGTGAAGAAGAAAATAGAGAAAATGCCAAAGAGCTGCTAAATAAACTGGGATTATCACAAAAGACTAATGAAAAAATCGAAAATCTTTCAGGCGGTCAAAAGCAACGAGTTGCTTTTGCAAGAGCGTTGATTAGTAATCCTCGTATTATCTTGGCGGATGAGCCGACAGGAGCATTAGACCGTAGAAACTCCAGTGAAATTATGGGACTTTTAAAAGAGATTTCAAAAGAACGTTTGGTGATTGTGATTACGCATGACCAAAAGATTTGTAGTTTTGCAGATGAAGTCGTTCATATTGAGAAAGGGAAAATTATTGCAAAAAATACCAACACTCAAAAAGCTGTTGCTTGTGATGATAAACTCAGTTTAAATAACGCTAGTAAAGTATCTGCTTTCAAGCGGGGGCTTAAGAACTTCAAAGTGAATATTACACGCTATATGGCTGTCAGTTTGGCAATTTCCATCGGTATCCTTGTATTTATGTTGTCTTTATCTTCCGGGAATATAATGGACAAGAATATTGCGCATTTTCAAGATAAAAACACTGCCTTTAACAACGGTTATATTAAAGGTGAGGATGATGGAACAGTTATTGAATTGTTGAAATCCGATGAGCGTATCGAAAATGTGTATTACCAATACAAAATAACGGATATTACTTTAAGGATAGGCGATAAAACTGAAGCTTTAGCAGAAAAATACCCAATGGCAAAGGCTACTGAAAAGATGTCATATGGTGCTATGCCTAAAACAGGCAAAAAAGAAATAGCACTTAGTCCGAGCCTTGCTAAAAAATTTGAAAATGATATTAGTAGTTTGCTTGGTAAAGAAGTTACCTTAAATTATGGAGATAAAGAATACACGCTTACGATAAGCGGCGTCTTTAACGCAGACTACGATGATTTCTTTGTAAGCTCCGATATCGAACAGGAATTTTACCAAAATGTGAAAAACGAAAAAAACTACTCCATCAGTTATGATGTAAAGAACTTTGAAGATATTGTGCCAGTCAGTCAAATGCTAGTTGACAAAAAAATCGACAGTAAAACTGCAGCCAAAGAAGTAGAATTTTTGCAAAATACATTTAACAATCTTAGCCGTTTGTTCTTAATCGTTTCTATTTTAATCTTAGCAATTGGTTTGTTTATCAGTTCCGTATTACTGATCAAACTGCAAAATTCAAGATACAAGGAAATAGGGCTACTGTCCGCTTTGGGATATAATAAAGGAACAATACGGAAAATGATTGTCAGTGAAAATTTACTTTTAGCAACAATGTCAGCTCTATCTCAAGCTGTCCTTATTGGCTGTACGTATTTAGTCGGCATGATTTTCAATTTGGCAATTATCATCAACCCAGTACAAATCGTACTATCAATACTTTCCACAGGCGTTGTTGTAATTGTAATTAGCATGATAGCAAGCCACAAGTTAATTTCTACAGAGCCTGCAGTAGCGTTGAGAAAGTAA